Proteins encoded by one window of Martelella endophytica:
- the bcsA gene encoding UDP-forming cellulose synthase catalytic subunit — protein sequence MRKAAIVVFWIIASIFVLGLVTLPIDLRTQIVVSVVAVAVMTVLKQMHAEGNWRLIALAFGTSIVLRYVFWRTTSTLPPITELQNFIPGLIIYIAEMFSVCMLALSLFVVSLPLPVRPRWGKLEGELPYVDVYVPSYNEDATLLSNTLAAAKAMDYPPEKLKVYLLDDGGTEQKRNSKNLVEASLAQTRHRELRQLAAELGVGYITRARNEHAKAGNMNHALQHTTGDLIVVFDADHAPTNDFLQETVGYFLEDPRLFLVQTPHFFINPDPLERNLRTYELMPSENEMFYGIIQRGLDKWNASFFCGSAAVLRREALNSVNGFSGVSITEDCETAVELHSNGWNSVYVDRPLIAGLQPATFSSFIGQRSRWAQGMMQILRFKFPILLSGLTIPQRLCYMSSNLFWLFPFARASFMIAPLCYLFFGLQIFDASGGEFLAYTLSYLVVNILTQNYLFGQFRWPWISELYEYIQTVHLMPAVVSAILNPKKPSFKVTAKDESIEFSRLSEISRPFFIIFFIYVAACVMMVYRLYAEPYLAGVTWVVGGWNFLNLFLTAAALGVVSEAGERQKARRVKMSRRCELVIGDSVYRGTIEDVSTDGAGLQVQVRDLDKLRPGTAARLRVEPLKGGDPGEVPVMIRHARSLGELAMVGCRYAPVNSLHHSVISDLMFASSDRWQQLLQSRKNDPGTVVGTFWFIKTAVRQMGRGMSYFIGKVQPNTGGGGIARAKGKG from the coding sequence ATGCGTAAGGCCGCAATCGTTGTCTTCTGGATCATCGCCTCGATTTTCGTGCTCGGGCTTGTCACGCTGCCGATCGACCTGCGCACGCAGATCGTGGTCAGCGTCGTCGCCGTGGCGGTGATGACGGTGCTGAAGCAGATGCATGCGGAAGGCAACTGGCGCCTGATCGCGCTCGCCTTCGGCACGTCCATCGTGCTGCGCTATGTGTTCTGGCGCACGACCAGCACGCTGCCGCCGATCACCGAGCTGCAGAACTTCATTCCCGGCCTGATCATCTACATCGCCGAAATGTTCTCGGTCTGCATGCTGGCGCTCAGCCTGTTCGTCGTGTCGCTGCCGTTGCCGGTGCGTCCGCGCTGGGGCAAGCTTGAGGGCGAGCTTCCCTATGTCGACGTCTATGTGCCGTCCTATAACGAGGACGCCACGCTTCTGTCGAACACGCTTGCCGCGGCCAAGGCGATGGACTACCCGCCCGAGAAGCTGAAGGTCTATCTGCTCGACGACGGCGGTACGGAGCAGAAGCGCAACTCGAAGAACCTTGTCGAGGCGAGCCTTGCCCAGACCCGTCACCGGGAACTCCGCCAGCTCGCCGCCGAACTCGGGGTCGGTTACATCACCCGCGCGCGCAACGAGCACGCCAAGGCGGGCAATATGAACCACGCGCTGCAGCACACGACCGGCGACCTGATCGTCGTCTTCGATGCCGACCATGCGCCGACCAATGATTTCCTGCAGGAAACCGTCGGTTACTTCCTTGAAGATCCCCGGCTGTTCCTGGTGCAGACACCGCACTTCTTCATCAATCCCGATCCGCTGGAACGCAACCTCAGAACCTATGAGCTGATGCCGAGCGAGAACGAGATGTTCTACGGCATCATTCAGCGCGGCCTCGACAAGTGGAACGCCTCGTTCTTCTGCGGCTCGGCCGCCGTTCTGCGCCGCGAGGCGCTGAATTCGGTGAACGGCTTCTCCGGTGTGTCGATCACCGAGGACTGCGAAACCGCCGTCGAACTCCACTCCAACGGCTGGAACAGCGTCTATGTCGACCGGCCGCTGATTGCCGGCCTGCAGCCGGCGACCTTCTCCTCCTTCATCGGCCAGCGCAGTCGCTGGGCGCAGGGGATGATGCAGATCCTGCGCTTCAAGTTTCCGATCCTGCTCAGCGGCCTCACCATACCGCAGCGCCTCTGCTACATGTCGTCGAACCTGTTCTGGCTGTTCCCGTTTGCGCGCGCCTCGTTCATGATCGCGCCGCTCTGCTACCTTTTCTTCGGCCTGCAGATCTTTGACGCCTCGGGTGGCGAGTTCCTGGCCTATACGCTTTCCTATCTCGTGGTGAATATCCTGACCCAGAACTACCTCTTCGGTCAGTTCCGCTGGCCATGGATTTCCGAGCTCTACGAATACATCCAGACAGTGCACCTGATGCCGGCCGTGGTCTCGGCAATCCTCAATCCGAAGAAGCCGTCCTTCAAGGTGACGGCGAAGGATGAATCGATCGAGTTCAGCCGGCTTTCGGAAATCAGCCGGCCGTTCTTCATCATCTTCTTCATCTATGTCGCGGCCTGCGTGATGATGGTCTACCGGCTTTATGCCGAGCCCTATCTTGCCGGCGTGACCTGGGTCGTGGGTGGCTGGAACTTCCTCAATCTGTTTCTGACGGCGGCAGCTCTTGGCGTTGTCTCGGAGGCCGGTGAACGGCAGAAGGCACGGCGCGTGAAGATGTCGCGTCGCTGCGAACTGGTGATTGGCGACAGCGTCTACCGCGGCACGATCGAGGATGTCTCTACAGATGGCGCCGGCCTGCAGGTGCAGGTACGCGATCTCGACAAGCTGCGTCCCGGCACGGCAGCGCGCCTCAGGGTCGAGCCACTGAAGGGTGGCGATCCGGGCGAGGTGCCGGTGATGATCCGCCATGCCCGCTCGCTTGGCGAACTCGCCATGGTCGGCTGCCGCTATGCGCCGGTCAATAGCCTGCACCACAGCGTCATTTCCGATCTCATGTTTGCGAGCTCCGATCGCTGGCAGCAGCTTCTGCAATCCCGCAAGAACGATCCGGGCACGGTGGTCGGAACCTTCTGGTTCATCAAGACGGCGGTCCGGCAGATGGGTCGCGGCATGAGCTATTTCATCG
- the bcsN gene encoding cellulose biosynthesis protein BcsN: MPYTSAVRNLMPEEAAVMPPPGGPAIVSVLEHQYSNAIDQRILLRTNARTPGQNYINAIFFGTGNYSPMNKNALSYQQVIDLKVDEEMREEIPGVAMKQSPYYVQNNYGPFGYAFGKGRGDDLCMYGWQQIRAGRQSLSAFGNPATIQIRVRFCESGASEDDLLGIMYGYTINAAVEAYGWNPFGDANAPPPLLGGHSAPSYPRKAYDDRPENLANTSRVLSSGTSSSATRSTATRTVSTNVGEVDVEVLPAGSLPPGTPIASPAYMPPSMPAQTIPTPAQPATRLTTPTSVSAPATAISTPPATGSAIPTPSRQTTSAPVTTTAAPAAPAPAATRSVGSIPTPPCRLLPGSTTVTCE; encoded by the coding sequence ATGCCCTATACCTCGGCCGTACGCAATCTGATGCCGGAAGAGGCGGCGGTAATGCCGCCGCCCGGCGGCCCGGCCATCGTGTCGGTGCTGGAGCATCAGTATTCCAACGCCATCGACCAGCGGATCCTGTTGCGCACCAACGCCCGCACGCCTGGCCAGAACTATATCAACGCCATCTTCTTCGGGACCGGCAACTATTCGCCGATGAACAAGAACGCGCTCTCCTACCAGCAGGTCATAGACCTGAAGGTGGACGAGGAGATGCGTGAGGAGATCCCCGGCGTTGCGATGAAACAGTCGCCCTATTATGTCCAGAACAATTATGGCCCGTTCGGCTATGCCTTCGGCAAGGGCCGCGGCGACGATCTGTGCATGTATGGCTGGCAGCAGATCCGCGCCGGTCGGCAATCGTTGTCGGCCTTCGGCAACCCCGCCACCATCCAGATCCGCGTGCGGTTCTGCGAATCCGGGGCAAGCGAGGACGACCTGCTCGGGATCATGTACGGCTACACCATCAACGCCGCCGTCGAGGCCTATGGCTGGAACCCGTTCGGCGACGCCAATGCGCCGCCGCCGCTCCTCGGCGGACACAGCGCGCCCAGCTATCCGCGCAAGGCCTATGACGACCGGCCGGAAAACCTCGCCAATACCAGCAGGGTGCTTTCCTCCGGCACGTCAAGCAGCGCGACGCGCAGCACGGCGACGCGGACGGTATCGACCAATGTCGGCGAAGTCGATGTCGAGGTCCTGCCGGCCGGATCGCTGCCGCCGGGAACGCCCATTGCCTCGCCCGCATACATGCCGCCATCAATGCCGGCGCAGACCATTCCGACACCGGCTCAGCCAGCGACGCGGCTGACGACGCCGACATCGGTGAGCGCTCCCGCGACAGCCATTTCGACGCCGCCCGCAACAGGGTCCGCCATTCCGACGCCTAGCCGGCAGACGACCAGCGCGCCGGTGACCACGACAGCGGCTCCGGCGGCTCCGGCACCCGCGGCCACGCGCAGCGTGGGCAGCATTCCGACGCCGCCCTGCCGGCTTCTTCCCGGGTCCACAACCGTTACCTGCGAATGA
- a CDS encoding tetratricopeptide repeat protein — translation MKLAYIALSAGAIAMIGAIGMNGSGSDTAARPALAQQGNESFQDAYDKMVDGDAPAPAPQPQPGFSSVREAQAQDNNGDLRNLPDQQQSRSGDVTQITRSQNTDTTQSAPEAPVGPRVDESALRYFAQQGDLQRLQAEISRLRSLYPNWTPPANPLAVEDGTDEQLNTMWEDYAQGNYQEVRQLIQQRQQEEPDWKPPADLLNRLHIAETRVKLLQAADDGNYAQVIDLASQAPSLLTCAEINLLWQVGEAFAKTDKLSRAMDDYTYILKNCDNPQERLATMQKALEFMPFDDMKTLLSYERTNDAGQPEFQEIRDTLLRDRFAEAGDDKTIVIAPEDLARMEQIANESKDPDDSQLLAWYFLIRDSENAAEEWFRKARDEGDSATISQGLALILIGQDRPDEAEAIMYPWRDSSAEAMDTYLNAVVNMLGALPRRDYSPEVLKRMADVVTTTKSATAAQQFGWYSHDFGQPLAALQWFEAALSYEPWDEPAAYGVTLMLNDMNYRPGVYLMQKVWAPYSERIAWLNDPYAPVTSLEDLTATVFELRSVEQPGGKSQTVAVPIAEINLATGQQEPITSYAQEAMATTDPLSGGQGVALTAPRYYPGAEPLMGAPEDTQQLNNYVPEYYQYYYGGQNAAGTTAAAGGASAAPVIPGMSERQASLAAAFARLNVPESMIKTDPITGVQTVTIINSALRNQANGYQPSAAQIQAAFYTTGEPSEKTEIYRFDQQAYANRDYLRQFEINTYLDPDGTNQPALANLAGTTTSAATTTTTTRRASSSTSSSSSASSRSSGGSSSSGSCWSGSDPGKLSPDAALRQGWCLMDLQRPMEAVRAFEVALGSSSSKNREDAAYGQSLAYMRLGLDNKAAVAAAQEPLSSDRQLGVQVQLLTNRAIAAYQGGHYNDALLILDQRNQLAPEQTDLMAIRGYAYYNLKRYRDAMQVFSALAEMGNRKGMEGLALTRNQLGLSTN, via the coding sequence ATGAAGTTGGCTTACATTGCACTGAGCGCGGGCGCGATCGCCATGATCGGTGCAATCGGCATGAATGGTTCCGGTTCCGACACCGCTGCGCGCCCCGCTTTGGCGCAGCAGGGCAACGAATCCTTTCAGGACGCCTACGACAAGATGGTGGACGGCGATGCGCCTGCCCCGGCCCCGCAACCGCAGCCCGGCTTTTCCTCCGTGCGCGAGGCGCAGGCCCAGGATAATAACGGCGACCTGCGCAACCTGCCCGACCAGCAGCAATCCCGCAGCGGCGACGTCACCCAGATCACCCGCAGCCAGAATACCGACACGACCCAGAGCGCGCCCGAAGCACCGGTTGGCCCCAGGGTCGACGAGAGCGCGCTGCGCTATTTCGCGCAGCAGGGCGACCTGCAGCGCCTGCAGGCAGAGATCTCGCGCCTGCGCTCGCTCTATCCCAACTGGACGCCGCCTGCCAATCCGCTTGCCGTCGAGGACGGCACGGATGAGCAGCTGAACACGATGTGGGAGGACTATGCCCAGGGCAACTATCAGGAAGTGCGCCAGCTGATCCAGCAGCGCCAGCAGGAGGAACCGGACTGGAAGCCGCCGGCCGACCTCCTGAACCGCCTCCATATCGCAGAAACCCGCGTCAAGCTTCTGCAGGCCGCCGATGACGGCAATTACGCACAGGTCATCGATCTCGCCTCGCAGGCACCAAGCCTGCTCACCTGCGCCGAGATCAACCTCCTGTGGCAGGTCGGCGAAGCCTTCGCCAAGACCGACAAGCTGTCGCGGGCCATGGACGACTACACCTACATCCTGAAGAACTGCGACAACCCGCAGGAACGTCTGGCGACCATGCAGAAGGCGCTCGAATTCATGCCCTTCGACGACATGAAGACGCTTCTGAGCTACGAGCGCACCAATGATGCCGGCCAGCCGGAATTCCAGGAAATCCGCGACACGCTGCTGCGCGACCGTTTCGCCGAGGCCGGCGACGACAAGACCATCGTCATCGCTCCCGAAGACCTCGCCCGCATGGAGCAGATCGCCAACGAGAGCAAGGACCCGGACGATTCCCAGCTTTTGGCTTGGTATTTCCTGATCCGCGACAGCGAGAATGCCGCCGAGGAGTGGTTCCGCAAGGCCCGCGACGAAGGCGATTCCGCCACCATCTCGCAGGGTCTCGCCCTGATCCTGATCGGCCAGGACCGGCCGGACGAAGCCGAGGCGATCATGTATCCCTGGCGCGATTCCTCCGCCGAGGCGATGGACACCTATCTCAATGCCGTCGTCAACATGCTTGGCGCCCTTCCCCGCCGGGATTATTCGCCGGAAGTCCTGAAGCGCATGGCGGACGTCGTCACCACCACCAAGAGCGCGACGGCAGCACAGCAGTTCGGCTGGTATTCCCACGATTTCGGCCAGCCGCTCGCAGCCTTGCAGTGGTTCGAGGCCGCGCTTTCCTACGAACCATGGGATGAGCCCGCCGCTTATGGCGTGACGCTGATGCTCAACGACATGAACTACAGGCCCGGCGTCTACCTGATGCAGAAAGTCTGGGCGCCCTATTCCGAGCGCATCGCCTGGCTCAACGACCCCTATGCGCCGGTGACATCGCTCGAGGACCTGACCGCAACGGTGTTCGAGCTGCGCAGCGTCGAGCAGCCGGGCGGCAAGTCGCAGACCGTGGCCGTGCCGATCGCCGAGATCAACCTTGCGACCGGCCAGCAGGAGCCGATCACCTCCTATGCGCAGGAAGCCATGGCGACGACCGATCCGCTCTCGGGCGGCCAGGGCGTGGCACTGACCGCGCCGCGCTATTACCCCGGCGCCGAACCGCTGATGGGTGCGCCCGAGGACACCCAGCAACTCAACAACTACGTGCCGGAATACTATCAGTATTACTATGGCGGCCAGAACGCCGCGGGCACGACGGCTGCTGCCGGCGGCGCCTCGGCTGCGCCGGTCATCCCCGGCATGAGCGAGCGCCAGGCCAGCCTTGCCGCCGCCTTCGCCCGGCTGAACGTGCCGGAATCGATGATCAAGACCGATCCGATCACCGGCGTCCAGACCGTGACCATCATCAACTCGGCGCTGCGCAATCAGGCCAACGGCTATCAGCCGTCTGCAGCCCAGATCCAGGCCGCCTTCTACACGACCGGCGAACCCTCGGAGAAGACCGAGATCTACCGCTTCGATCAGCAGGCCTATGCCAACCGCGACTATCTGCGCCAGTTCGAGATCAATACCTATCTCGATCCCGACGGCACCAACCAGCCGGCACTTGCCAACCTGGCCGGAACGACCACATCCGCCGCGACCACGACAACAACAACCCGTCGCGCGTCATCGTCGACATCATCGTCGTCTTCAGCCAGCAGCCGCTCGAGCGGCGGCAGTTCGTCGTCGGGCTCCTGCTGGTCCGGCAGCGATCCGGGCAAGCTCTCGCCGGATGCGGCCCTTCGCCAGGGCTGGTGCCTGATGGACCTGCAGCGGCCGATGGAGGCCGTCCGGGCCTTCGAGGTTGCCCTTGGCTCGTCGTCGTCGAAGAACCGCGAAGACGCCGCCTATGGCCAGAGCCTTGCCTATATGCGCCTCGGTCTTGACAACAAGGCCGCCGTCGCCGCCGCCCAGGAACCGCTCAGCAGCGATCGTCAGCTCGGCGTTCAGGTGCAGCTCCTGACCAACCGCGCCATCGCCGCCTACCAGGGCGGACACTATAACGATGCCCTGCTGATCCTCGACCAGCGCAACCAGCTTGCGCCGGAACAGACCGATCTGATGGCGATCCGCGGTTACGCCTACTACAATCTGAAGCGCTATCGCGACGCGATGCAGGTGTTCTCGGCACTGGCGGAGATGGGCAATCGCAAGGGCATGGAAGGGCTTGCGCTCACCCGCAACCAGCTCGGCCTTTCCACCAACTGA
- a CDS encoding bifunctional helix-turn-helix transcriptional regulator/GNAT family N-acetyltransferase, translated as MPQLDDRADAVRRFNRFYTRQIGILQEHLSGSDYTLTEVRILYELAHRGGLTAADLCRELGLNAGYVSRVIAGFEAGGLVGRSRSAADGRAIELGLTERGRKTLAPIEAASRASVAALLSNLSETEQSRLLAAMADIEQLLGAPSPGYILRAPRPGDFGFIVHRQAVLYAEEYGWNDEFEALASEIVANYQRDYDSASDYCLLAERNGGVVGSVFVVRENDVTARLRMLYVDPAARGHGIGRRLVEEAMLFARRAQYQRMVLWTNSVLADARRLYEHAGFTLTSEEAHHSFGRDLVGQVFSRDL; from the coding sequence ATGCCGCAGCTTGACGATCGGGCCGATGCGGTTCGGCGCTTCAACCGGTTTTATACCCGCCAGATCGGCATCCTTCAGGAACATCTTTCCGGCAGTGATTACACGCTGACGGAGGTCCGGATTCTTTACGAGCTGGCGCACCGGGGCGGGCTAACGGCCGCCGATCTCTGTCGCGAACTGGGGCTGAACGCCGGCTATGTCAGCCGCGTGATCGCCGGCTTCGAGGCCGGCGGGCTGGTCGGGCGGTCGCGATCGGCAGCCGATGGCCGGGCGATCGAGCTGGGCCTCACCGAGCGCGGCCGAAAGACGCTGGCGCCGATCGAGGCGGCCTCTCGGGCGAGCGTGGCGGCGCTCCTTTCCAATCTTTCGGAAACCGAACAGTCGCGGCTTTTGGCGGCAATGGCGGATATCGAGCAGCTCCTCGGCGCGCCGAGCCCCGGCTACATCCTGCGCGCCCCGCGGCCCGGCGACTTCGGCTTCATCGTGCATCGCCAGGCCGTGCTCTATGCCGAGGAATATGGCTGGAACGACGAGTTCGAGGCATTGGCGAGCGAGATCGTCGCAAACTATCAGCGCGACTACGACTCGGCCTCGGACTACTGCCTGCTGGCCGAGCGCAATGGCGGTGTCGTCGGCTCCGTCTTCGTGGTGCGGGAGAACGACGTCACGGCAAGGCTCAGAATGCTCTATGTGGATCCTGCCGCCCGCGGCCACGGCATCGGCCGCCGGCTGGTGGAGGAGGCGATGCTGTTTGCGCGGCGGGCGCAATATCAGCGCATGGTGCTCTGGACCAACAGCGTGCTTGCCGATGCGCGGCGCCTCTACGAGCATGCCGGCTTCACCCTGACAAGCGAGGAGGCTCATCACAGCTTCGGCAGGGACCTCGTCGGCCAGGTTTTTTCCCGCGACCTCTGA
- a CDS encoding DUF2093 domain-containing protein yields MNILEGNGRGTAKIRYLDSDFEVIVPGTHVVCAVTGKPIPLDELRYWSSARQEPYFDALASFEAEKRAGTLPTDKA; encoded by the coding sequence TTGAATATTCTCGAGGGCAATGGCCGGGGCACGGCGAAAATCCGCTATCTCGACTCCGATTTCGAGGTCATCGTTCCCGGCACGCATGTCGTCTGCGCGGTGACCGGCAAGCCGATACCGCTGGATGAGCTCAGATACTGGAGTTCCGCACGCCAGGAGCCCTATTTCGATGCCCTCGCCTCGTTCGAGGCCGAAAAGCGCGCCGGGACACTCCCCACCGACAAGGCCTGA
- the mutL gene encoding DNA mismatch repair endonuclease MutL has translation MSIIQLSETVINQIAAGEVIERPASAAKELVENALDAGATRIEIATAGGGKALLRVTDNGSGMSPDDLSLAVRRHCTSKITGDLTDIRTLGFRGEALPSIGSVARLSIASRMRAAGEGYRIALEGGRLAEPVPAPVNPGTIVEVRDLFFATPARLKFLKTERAEAGAITEVVKRMALAFPAVRFVLSGSDRSTLELAATGDDRLARIAQVLGRDFRDNAIEIDAAREDVALTGFAGVPTYNRGNSGHVYAFVNGRPVQDKLLMGAIRAAYAETVPKGRYPVAVLWFTLDPALVDVNVHPAKADVRFRDPGLVRGLIIGAIREALTRSGDRASSTGADAMLNAFRPGFAVRDNPARAFSPAFERRPSADWSAARSPYRPQGFEERPAEAFADAPAAQDGFSGFASPSARAETFAEAPSEAPAANHPLGAARAQIHENYIVAQSETGLIIVDQHAAHERLVYEAMRKALADRRLPSQVLLIPEIIDLPEEDCDRLMPFADDLAQLGLVYERFGPGAIAVRETPAMLGEVDAVALVRQLADEAAEWETADGLRNRLEAVAATMACHGSVRSGRRLRADEMNALLRQMEVTPGSGQCNHGRPTYIELKLADIERLFGR, from the coding sequence ATGAGCATCATCCAGCTTTCGGAAACGGTCATCAACCAGATTGCCGCCGGCGAGGTCATCGAACGGCCGGCGAGCGCTGCCAAGGAACTGGTCGAGAATGCGCTCGATGCCGGGGCAACCCGCATCGAGATCGCCACGGCCGGCGGCGGCAAGGCGCTGCTGCGCGTCACCGACAACGGCTCGGGCATGAGCCCGGACGACCTGTCGCTCGCCGTGCGCCGCCACTGCACCTCCAAGATCACCGGCGATCTCACCGATATCCGCACGCTCGGTTTCCGTGGCGAGGCGCTGCCGTCGATCGGCTCGGTGGCGCGGCTTTCGATTGCAAGTCGCATGCGCGCGGCGGGTGAGGGCTATCGCATCGCGCTGGAAGGCGGCAGGCTCGCCGAGCCGGTGCCGGCACCCGTCAATCCCGGCACCATCGTCGAGGTGCGCGACCTGTTCTTCGCCACACCGGCGCGGCTCAAGTTCCTGAAGACCGAACGCGCCGAGGCCGGCGCCATCACCGAGGTGGTCAAGCGCATGGCGCTCGCCTTCCCGGCGGTGCGGTTCGTGCTGTCGGGCTCGGATCGCTCGACGCTGGAACTGGCGGCGACCGGCGACGATCGCCTGGCCCGCATCGCCCAGGTGCTTGGCCGCGACTTCCGCGACAACGCCATCGAGATCGATGCGGCGCGCGAGGATGTGGCTTTGACCGGCTTTGCCGGCGTGCCGACCTATAACCGTGGCAATTCCGGCCATGTCTATGCCTTCGTCAACGGCCGGCCGGTCCAGGACAAGCTGTTGATGGGCGCGATCCGCGCCGCCTATGCCGAGACCGTGCCGAAGGGCCGCTATCCGGTGGCGGTGCTGTGGTTCACGCTCGATCCGGCGCTTGTCGACGTCAATGTCCATCCGGCCAAGGCCGATGTCCGCTTCCGCGACCCGGGCCTCGTGCGCGGCCTCATCATCGGCGCGATCCGCGAGGCGCTGACCCGCTCCGGCGACCGCGCCTCCTCGACAGGGGCAGATGCGATGCTGAATGCCTTTCGTCCGGGCTTTGCGGTGCGTGACAATCCGGCCCGGGCGTTTTCGCCCGCCTTCGAGCGGCGGCCGAGCGCCGACTGGTCAGCCGCACGCTCGCCCTATCGCCCGCAAGGATTTGAAGAACGGCCGGCCGAGGCCTTTGCCGATGCGCCGGCGGCGCAGGATGGGTTTTCCGGGTTCGCCAGCCCGTCCGCCCGGGCCGAGACCTTTGCCGAGGCGCCCTCCGAGGCACCCGCCGCGAACCATCCGCTCGGCGCCGCCCGGGCGCAGATCCATGAGAACTACATCGTCGCCCAGTCGGAGACGGGGCTCATCATCGTCGATCAGCACGCCGCGCACGAGCGGCTGGTCTACGAGGCGATGCGCAAGGCGCTGGCCGATCGCCGGCTGCCCTCGCAGGTGCTGCTCATTCCGGAAATCATCGATCTTCCGGAGGAGGACTGCGACCGGCTGATGCCCTTTGCCGACGATCTCGCCCAGCTCGGCCTCGTCTACGAGCGGTTCGGCCCGGGCGCGATCGCGGTGCGCGAAACGCCGGCCATGCTCGGCGAGGTCGATGCCGTGGCGCTCGTCCGCCAGCTCGCCGACGAGGCGGCCGAATGGGAAACCGCCGACGGGTTGCGCAACCGGCTGGAGGCGGTGGCCGCCACCATGGCCTGCCACGGCTCGGTGCGCTCCGGCCGGCGCCTCAGGGCCGACGAGATGAATGCTCTTCTGCGGCAGATGGAGGTCACGCCGGGTTCCGGGCAGTGCAATCACGGCCGGCCGACCTATATAGAACTCAAGCTCGCCGATATCGAACGCCTGTTCGGGCGCTGA
- a CDS encoding SMP-30/gluconolactonase/LRE family protein, with amino-acid sequence MTAETVFEGRILVTDRMTLGEGPGYDPKTDLIWWFDIVNCRLHFLNASNRDRRVIPLTEMASALAVVDDHRQVLSTETGLYFRDTSTGALTLHVAIEADDPTTRSNDGRVHPSGAFWVSTMGKQAEKEAGAIYHVLEGKVTKLFDRLTIPNAICFSPDGDIGYYVDTDNNRLMRVDLDPETGLPEGEPQLFIDTSGRPGGMDGAVCDGDGHIWNARYGAGLLDHYEPDGRLVGRFQLPALQPTCPAFIGRDGGWMMVTTAAQGTTPDKEPNAGFTFALVTGAKPRFDPPYRAVHGL; translated from the coding sequence ATGACAGCAGAAACAGTTTTTGAAGGCCGGATCCTGGTCACGGACCGGATGACGCTGGGCGAAGGTCCGGGCTACGATCCGAAGACGGATCTCATCTGGTGGTTCGATATCGTCAATTGCCGCCTGCATTTCCTCAATGCCTCCAACCGCGACCGCCGGGTCATTCCGCTGACCGAGATGGCAAGCGCGCTCGCTGTTGTTGACGATCACCGGCAGGTGCTTTCCACCGAGACCGGGCTTTATTTCCGCGACACATCCACCGGCGCGCTGACATTGCATGTCGCCATCGAAGCCGACGACCCGACGACCCGCTCCAATGACGGACGGGTGCATCCTTCAGGCGCCTTCTGGGTCTCGACCATGGGCAAGCAGGCCGAGAAGGAGGCTGGTGCCATCTATCACGTGCTTGAAGGCAAGGTGACCAAGCTCTTCGATCGTCTCACCATCCCGAACGCGATCTGCTTCTCGCCGGACGGCGATATCGGCTATTACGTCGACACCGACAACAATCGTCTGATGCGGGTCGACCTCGATCCCGAAACCGGGCTGCCGGAGGGCGAGCCGCAGCTCTTCATCGACACGTCCGGCAGGCCGGGTGGCATGGACGGCGCGGTTTGCGATGGCGACGGCCATATCTGGAATGCGCGCTACGGCGCCGGCCTGCTCGATCACTATGAGCCCGACGGAAGGCTCGTCGGCCGGTTCCAGTTGCCGGCGCTGCAGCCGACCTGCCCGGCCTTCATCGGTCGCGACGGCGGCTGGATGATGGTCACGACCGCCGCCCAGGGCACGACGCCGGACAAGGAGCCCAATGCCGGCTTCACCTTTGCTCTCGTCACCGGCGCCAAGCCGCGCTTCGATCCGCCCTACAGAGCGGTGCACGGCCTCTGA